In Anguilla rostrata isolate EN2019 chromosome 1, ASM1855537v3, whole genome shotgun sequence, a genomic segment contains:
- the mgaa gene encoding MAX dimerization protein MGA a isoform X3 yields MTATENQALMVLHEEGAAAPAAAPGSAAPPAFFVILKPGQASEGGQDQGILVANQEANLATTSSPTLPGLALPAPCVPSVAGAAKSNTQPDNLPPECTCKGIKVTLDNNNMWNEFYRCRTEMILTKQGRRMFPYCRFRISGMEPFQRYILVMDITPVDNLRYRWTGQQWEVTGKAEPHVLGRVFIHPDSPSSGHYWMQNPISFYKLKLTNNTLDQEGHVILHSKHRYLPRLHVVPADKATEVIQLNGPDVITFTFPQTEFMAVTAYQNLRITQLKIDYNPFAKGFREDSPGHQPLRPRAEPPNASVGPPRFAGDKEDASPLKKSLKSLLLNSTFDNFVMDQELFSSTDYNIGVLDHSISTTNSSEKDISSKKRPQPGPPSEPAPEAKLRTRKGLTERPPSAAGSDKKHAGSASLKEEKEELPVNKATSKESPPDGQEGVGEDQVKTPAGGEPAVAIKPPSDLTPVASSPKLQTSEASGLAVSAGPKGCPAESSGPAAAPLEPGVPALLAEPAARPAKRAERVPLPLLALFLKQRRLKPRAIMPKPETPSDPAPPSPEPAPSSPASTSLPPASGLSSPSPELSSPGPTVPPSVRAQSSPAPEPPSPAPIPLSPTPASSSPAPMETSPAPASLSPAPALWPALPDGPEASEGLDGSDPASGSPGTTQAAAPLSSGKRKRKPKPRSRKHRKHGRRPEADPDEVIGGPTDVSMQPNLEDVEGLLFVSFTSKKALEFHLGDQPLNRELPPAPQKTPEPPVDRVAETEEEKIARLEIALLHDLKRLKHRQAIHPVLQEVGLKLNLLDHTLPIDLRYLGVCLPLPPPFLYPGGDGSSAGRISSPDGAVHFVSRTGKTTDFTKIKGWREKFNIASDAPPAKPDSSAGVDGALKHRSAFCSDMLDEYLANEGKLIDERAATFAQSAVSPVVYQLPTKSTSYVRTLDSVLKKQTPAPASASASFKPLSPPKRPRPKAPARPKPPKPAPAAPATPDAPAPAPAAGHGAKPAAKAKSSPKGPRAPGPAGDPAGRDPGRASPGQGGASGRGAWLPKTLVKLMDLEDGAVWEGKARTCITQERAEITLASLLTAQGTSKAGPVVARIMKRRAPPCLKAACRLGCVCASLALERRQPTHCGKTECMFGCTCLKHKVVLVREPPKQKKEEGLIFYGALGEDAPPKKKKKKKRMMAYTIPAAEPPSEPAARVRTLWNRKDEDDPEPLHIPEPIHFPSSAAHAPGHDPSASAHRVLKLNAEDEEDRKDPVYLYFESKMTCARVRPYKSKTSPHQAVCPCRSLLCSGKKDDPYHNFPDSTPGKAGVLHTEGAAGKTAKESTLSTPKTAPSKVLEIVSECKWAKKSDRIQVLRVVCEHMAQNRLTHPFRIGPYHIQPLSQSQTRRKGAQGHSVTYKVCISQPAGASPEEGAPDAGGDGSPGDGGPSEGGARVADAPRKTALPFLTGVSPAGILTANRKQPGVPAQGLIKVNGKSYPQAKLQLGQMGALHPANRLAAYITGRLRPLGQEASSAAAAGSKRPSPAASTPQPSHLAKVATTTGVATPAAISSGSAPVAGAVLSSVDGNTAPKPPKASPSPGGAAPGPRMLLITVSPPPSGAGPRGPGAGVRGPVPGPRGPAPGARGPAPGIRLAAPSFPPLNPGQRMVLQPVRSASGTTLYRHPNGHLIQLVPLSQLRAAQPNLLIRNPGSVVRLPTPVTSVPDSGSSTPAGPKTSAAAPAGAAVPSATPAQGKPPGDAAPAPAPAPTPKPGPLAGATAIALGGLPPSVKALPGLLGQAGAYAVRISPSAGSKEPKLVALNAAGSSPVSPKVLSVPGGFTLLQLPKSPAGAKPAPLPLYVPLKRGAATEPPPREGKAGRGDPQVTPAGLVCADHSYTSGPGRPEEPQGTEPDRSRVLGSTQEQGGRAGPPGRAGPCEPIAAPSPSELRPTTAPSPARTGTAGDASAVAGALSSGSQAPPKPPSAGAGAGLPGIPDAHRVPGAELNSGPVRGAEASTPPLRGPTDAVQTSAPCRVAKERQPLEEGEVEAEMEVDISGDLPSEDMTEDSEEDSGDNSDDDAVVITSESEGSEEGAAVDIETVEELSEKINIARMKAVAMQKKLERVWSAQEAQRTAEHKASEEQQPEEQEEEEEEEEEEEDDEEGEEAKEEEPSVVGRMQHNVMERRRRSELRGLFLKLQQVLDLQDSPKISKVFILKKATGEIQDLVDQFDHLEERKKILSRQRAAYIRKISQTSGKTEDMIIEKLQDICARQKNLEQKKRKVTKRPAPQPPLVPAVSEGHLPMPRSPGRRPNILSRRKPPAPKTTALPSSVLSLVGGGTLVPGLGAAVPNHPVLTIKGPLQPFATVLRPVSSPDLPAMPGVASVTINVPGMSFPLAVKSPVPEASPAGPSQVISSVTCPTGRNTCALPKIVSAEALVPHTALQEGRGVSAEGSAALPPAPAQDSGLQPAENDKGPSLEDGEVLVDQLTSDRQEDLEAEDDPEDEKLMSLLSEIAFLNQQANSEDAPACHLPEAGPVGGDDERSLSPLFLQLSDDAARPGQPEDEEPSAPQPEEPLAKPPPPEREQQPKPEASASCGAAAAVANGFRQQSPPVSVKGGALTPPPLLQMKSGSVTMATETKKGNGPVPWRPMPRLTPLGLKASSLSQDSAVSAKAPSEPLKQSATPNAAS; encoded by the exons ATGACCGCTACAGAGAACCAAGCCCTGATGGTGCTTCACGAAGAGGGGGCTGCAGCTCCTGCCGCAGCCCCTGGAAGTGCCGCTCCGCCTGCCTTCTTTGTCATCCTGAAGCCAGGCCAGGCTAGCGAGGGTGGGCAGGATCAAGGTATCCTGGTGGCCAATCAAGAAGCAAACCTTGCAACGACCTCCTCTCCTACCCTGCCAGGGCTAGCTCTGCCCGCTCCTTGTGTCCCATCAGTTGCTGGTGCTGCTAAGTCCAATACCCAGCCAGACAACCTGCCCCCTGAGTGCACCTGCAAGGGCATAAAGGTCACCCTAGATAACAACAACATGTGGAATGAGTTCTACCGCTGCAGGACGGAGATGATCCTCACCAAGCAGGGCCGCAGGATGTTCCCCTACTGCCGCTTCCGCATCTCTGGCATGGAGCCCTTCCAGAGATACATCTTGGTCATGGATATCACTCCTGTGGACAACCTGCGCTACAGGTGGACTGGCCAACAGTGGGAGGTGACTGGGAAGGCAGAACCCCACGTGCTGGGACGGGTCTTCATCCACCCGGACTCCCCATCCTCAGGCCACTACTGGATGCAGAACCCGATATCGTTCTACAAACTGAAGCTGACTAACAATACCCTAGACCAGGAGGGACACGTCATCCTGCACTCCAAGCACCGGTACTTGCCGCGGCTGCACGTGGTGCCGGCTGACAAGGCCACCGAGGTCATCCAGCTCAACGGGCCGGATGTCATTACCTTCACTTTCCCCCAGACGGAGTTCATGGCTGTCACGGCCTACCAGAACCTGCGCATTACCCAACTAAAAATTGATTACAACCCCTTTGCAAAAGGGTTCCGGGAGGACAGCCCAGGCCACCAGCCCCTCAGGCCTCGGGCAGAGCCCCCGAATGCCAGTGTGGGTCCCCCCAGATTTGCGGGAGACAAGGAAGATGCAAGTCCCTTAAAGAAAAGTCTGAAGTCTCTGTTACTGAACAGCACCTTTGACAACTTTGTAATGGATCAGGAGCTCTTCAGCTCTACAGACTACAACATTGGAGTCTTGGATCATAGCATATCCACTACAAATTCATCAGAGAAGGATATCAG CAGTAAAAAGCGGCCTCAACCTGGACCCCCCTCGGAGCCAGCGCCAGAGGCCAAGCTGAGAACACGGAAGGGTCTTACTGAGAGGCCTCCTTCAGCTGCCGGCTCTGACAAAAAGCACGCTGGTAGCGCGAGCCtcaaagaggagaaagaggagctGCCTGTGAACAAAGCCACCTCCAAGGAGTCTCCGCCAGATGGTCAGGAAGGCGTGGGAGAGGACCAGGTGAAGACTCCAGCAGGTGGAGAGCCAGCGGTGGCCATCAAGCCTCCCTCTGACCTCACCCCGGTAGCTTCCTCCCCAAAGCTGCAGACCAGCGAGGCATCTGGGCTAGCTGTGTCCGCAGGGCCCAAGGGATGCCCTGCGGAATCCTCCGGTCCTGCGGCTGCCCCTCTGGAGCCCGGTGTCCCTGCGCTGCTGGCCGAGCCGGCCGCCCGTCCGGCGAAGCGAGCGGAACGCGTGCCCCTGCCGCTGCTGGCTCTGTTCCTCAAGCAGCGGCGGCTGAAGCCCAGGGCCATCATGCCCAAACCAGAGACGCCCTCAGACCCCGCGCCCCCATCGCCCGAACCAGCACCCTCATCACCCGCCTCGACGTCGCTGCCACCTGCCAGTGGACTGTCATCTCCTTCCCCTGAGCTGTCTTCACCTGGCCCTACGGTACCGCCATCTGTCCGGGCACAGTCGTCACCGGCCCCCGAGCCGCCCTCACCCGCACCCATTCCTCTGTCTCCTACCCCCGCGTCGTCATCACCTGCCCCCATGGAGACCTCTCCCGCCCCAGCATCCCTGTCTCCAGCCCCTGCTCTGTGGCCTGCTTTGCCTGATGGACCTGAGGCCTCTGAAGGCCTGGATGGGTCAGACCCTGCCTCCGGTTCCCCGGGCACCACACAGGCTGCCGCTCCGCTCTCCTCTGGGAAGAGGAAGCGGAAGCCCAAGCCTCGGAGCAGGAAGCACAGGAAGCACGGCCGGAGGCCGGAGGCCGACCCTGACGAGGTCATCGGAGGCCCCACCGATGTTAGCATGCAGCCCAACTTGGAAGATGTGGAGGGCTTGCTCTTTGTCTCCTTCACCTCCAAG AAGGCGCTGGAGTTTCACCTTGGGGACCAACCACTTAACAGGGAACTGCCACCAGCACCCCAGAAAACCCCAGAACCCCCTGTGGACAGAG TTgcagaaacagaggaagagaagatcGCTCGCCTGGAGATTGCCCTTCTGCACGATCTGAAACGGTTGAAACACAGACAAGCCATCCATCCTGTCCTTCAGGAAG TTGGGCTGAAGCTGAACCTGCTGGATCACACCTTGCCGATTGACCTGCGGTATTTGGGCGTGTGCTTGCCTCTGCCCCCGCCCTTCCTGTACCCCGGCGGCGACGGCTCCTCTGCAGGCCGGATATCGTCCCCGG ATGGGGCGGTTCACTTCGTCTCCAGGACGGGGAAAACGACGGACTTCACCAAAATCAAAGGGTGGAGGGAGAAGTTTAACATCGCCTCGGACGCCCCGCCCGCCAAACCTGACA GCAGCGCGGGTGTGGACGGGGCTCTGAAGCACCGCTCCGCGTTCTGCAGCGACATGCTGGACGAGTACCTGGCCAACGAGGGCAAGCTGATCGACGAGCGGGCCGCCACCTTCGCGCAGAGCGCCGTCTCTCCCGTGGTCTACCAGCTGCCCACCAAGAGCACCAGCTACGTGCGCACCCTGGACAGCGTGCTGAAGAAGCAGACCCCTGCGCCCGCCTCTGCCAGCGCCTCCTTCAAGCCCCTCTCGCCTCCCAAAAGGCCCCGACCCAAAGCCCCCGCCCGACCCAAGCCGCCCAAACCCGCGCCGGCGGCGCCCGCCACGCCGGACGCCCCCGCCCCGGCGCCCGCGGCGGGTCACGGCGCCAAGCCGGCCGCCAAGGCCAAGAGCTCCCCCAAAGGGCCGCGGGCCCCGGGGCCGGCAGGGGACCCGGCCGGCAGGGACCCCGGCCGCGCCAGCCCGGGGCAGGGCGGCGCCAGCGGGCGCGGCGCGTGGCTCCCCAAAACGCTGGTGAAGCTGATGGACCTGGAGGACGGGGCGGTGTGGGAGGGCAAGGCGCGCACCTGCATCAcccaggagagagcagagatcaCCCTGGCCTCCCTCCTCACTGCGCAG GGCACGTCGAAGGCCGGGCCCGTGGTCGCCAGGATCATGAAGCGGCGCGCCCCGCCGTGCCTGAAGGCCGCCTGCCGCCTGGGCTGCGTGTGCGCCAGCCTGGCCCTGGAGCGCCGGCAGCCCACGCACTGCGGCAAGACCGAGTGCATGTTCGGCTGCACCTGCCTCAAGCACAAGGTGGTGCTGGTCAGGGAGCCGCCCAagcagaagaaggaggagggcCTCATCTTCTACGGAGCTCTGGGGGAGGACGCCCCgcccaagaagaagaagaagaagaagaggatgaTGGCATACA CCATACCTGCGGCAGAGCCGCCATCAGAACCGGCTGCCCGCGTGCGGACTCTGTGGAACCGGAAGGATGAGGACGACCCGGAGCCCCTGCACATCCCCGAGCCCATCCACTTCCCGTCCTCGGCTGCTCACGCCCCCGGCCACGACCCCTCTGCTTCAGCCCACCGTGTCCTCAAACTTAACGCG GAGGACGAAGAGGACAGGAAGGACCCCGTGTATCTGTACTTCGAGAGCAAGATGACGTGCGCCCGCGTGCGACCGTACAAGAGCAAAACCTCGCCCCACCAGGCAGTCTGTCCCTGCAGGTCCCTCCTGTGCAGCGGCAAG AAGGATGACCCTTACCACAACTTCCCAGATTCAACACCAGGGAAGGCTGGTGTGCTTCACACTGAAGGAG CTGCAGGGAAGACTGCTAAGGAGTCCACCCTGAGCACACCCAAGACGGCGCCTTCCAAGGTGCTGGAGATCGTGTCCGAGTGCAAGTGGGCCAAGAAGTCTGACCGGATCCAGGTGCTCCGGGTGGTGTGCGAGCACATGGCCCAGAACCGGCTGACCCACCCCTTCCGCATCGGGCCCTACCACATCCAGCCCCTGTCCCAGAGCCAGACCCGCAGGAAGGGGGCCCAGGGCCACTCCGTCACCTACAAGGTGTGCATCTCCCAGCCCGCGGGCGCCTCCCCCGAAGAGGGGGCGCCGGACGCGGGCGGCGACGGTAGCCCGGGCGACGGCGGCCCGAGCGAAGGCGGCGCCCGGGTCGCGGACGCGCCCAGGAAGACGGCCCTGCCCTTCCTCACGGGCGTGTCCCCCGCCGGCATCCTCACGGCCAACAGGAAGCAGCCGGGCGTCCCGGCCCAGGGGCTGATAAAG GTTAATGGCAAGTCTTACCCGCAAGCCAAACTGCAGCTGGGCCAGATGGGGGCGCTGCACCCTGCCAACAGGCTTGCTGCCTACATCACCGGCAGACTGCGCCCCCTCGGCCAGGAGGCGTCGTCTGCAGCAGCGGCAGGGTCCAAGCGTCCCTCTCCCGCTGCCTCCACGCCACAACCATCTCACCTGGCCAAGGTTGCCACGACCACCGGTGTTGCCACGCCAGCCGCTATCTCCAGTGGCTCGGCCCCCGTTGCTGGGGCAGTTCTCAGCTCAGTGG ATGGGAACACAGCACCCAAACCGCCCAAAGCGTCGCCTTCCCCCGGGGGGGCTGCTCCCGGGCCCCGCATGCTCCTGATCACCGTCTCGCCTCCCccctcgggggcggggccccgaGGCCCGGGGGCGGGGGTTCGAGGCCCGGTCCCGGGGCCCCGAGGCCCGGCTCCAGGGGCCCGAGGCCCGGCACCTGGGATCCGTTTGGCCGCGCCCTCCTTCCCGCCCCTGAACCCGGGCCAGAGGATGGTGCTGCAGCCGGTGCGCAGCGCCTCGGGCACCACGCTGTACCGCCACCCCAACGGCCACCTCATCCAGCTCGTCCCCCTCAGCCAGCTGCGCGCCGCGCAGCCCAACCTGCTCATCCGCAACCCCG GTTCTGTGGTACGCTTGCCTACGCCCGTGACCTCGGTGCCCGACTCCGGCAGCTCCACGCCCGCAGGGCCCAAGACCAGCGCCGCTGCCCCTGCTGGCGCTGCGGTCCCCTCTGCCACCCCGGCGCAGGGCAAGCCCCCGGGGgacgccgcccccgcccccgcccccgcccccacgccgaAGCCGGGCCCGCTCGCGGGCGCCACGGCCATCGCCCTCGGCGGCCTGCCCCCCTCCGTCAAAGCGCTGCCGGGGCTGCTGGGCCAGGCGGGCGCGTACGCCGTCAGGATCTCGCCGTCCGCCGGCTCCAAGGAGCCCAAGCTGGTGGCGCTGAACGCCGCCGGGTCCTCGCCCGTCTCTCCCAAGGTCCTGTCCGTGCCCGGGGGCTTCACCCTGCTCCAGCTTCCCAAATCCCCCGCCGGCGCCAAGCCCGCCCCGCTTCCCCTTTACGTCCCGCTGAAGAGGGGCGCTGCCACGGAGCCGCCCCCCCGCGAGGGTAAGGCCGGGCGGGGCGACCCTCAGGTGACCCCCGCCGGACTGGTCTGCGCAGACCACTCGTACACCAGCGGCCCGGGCCGCCCGGAGGAGCCCCAGGGCACGGAGCCGGACCGCTCCCGCGTGCTCGGCTCCACCCAGGAGCAGGGCGGCCGGGCGGGGCCTCCGGGCCGGGCGGGGCCCTGCGAGCCGatcgccgccccctcccccagtgagCTCCGGCCGACCACGGCTCCCTCCCCCGCTCGAACGGGAACTGCGGGCGATGCCAGTGCAGTGGCCGGTGCCCTCAGCAGCGGCTCCCAGGCCCCGCCCAAACCGCCCAGCGCAGGTGCAGGGGCGGGTCTCCCGGGGATCCCGGACGCTCACAGGGTACCTGGGGCGGAATTAAACTCTGGGCCGGTGCGTGGAGCTGAGGCCTCCACGCCGCCACTGAGAGGCCCCACTGACGCGGTACAgaccagcgccccctgcagggtgGCCAAGGAGAGGCAGCCCCtggaagagggagaggtggaggcagAGATGGAGGTGGACATTAGCGGGGACTTGCCCTCAGAAGACATGACGGAGGACTCTGAGGAGGATTCTGGGGACAACAGTGACGATGACGCCGTCGTCATCACCAGC GAGTCCGAAGGGAGTGAGGAGGGAGCAGCTGTGGATATCGAGACGGTTGAGGAGCTGTCGGAGAAGATCAACATCGCTCGTATGAAGGCTGTCGCCATGCAGAAGAAGctggagagagt aTGGAGTGCACAAGAGGCACAAAGAACAGCAGAGCACAAAGCCAGC gaggagcagcagccagaggagcaggaggaggaagaggaagaggaggaggaggaggaggatgatgaggagggggaggaggcgaAGGAGGAAGAGCCCAGCGTGGTGGGGCGCATGCAGCACAACGTGATGGAGAGGCGGCGGCGCAGCGAGCTCCGGGGTCTCTTCCTCAAGCTGCAGCAGGTCCTCGACCTGCAGGACTCGCCCAAAATCTCCAAGGTGTTCATCCTCAAAAAG GCCACCGGTGAGATCCAGGACTTGGTGGACCAGTTCGACCATCTGGAGGAAAGGAAGAAGATACTGAGCCGCCAGCGAGCTGCTTACATCAGGAAGATCTCGCAGACTTCAG GGAAGACTGAGGACATGATCATTGAGAAGCTGCAGGACATCTGCGCCAGGCAGAAAAACCTGGAGCAGAAGAAGCGCAAGGTCACCAAACGCccggccccccagccccccctagTGCCCGCAGTGAGCGAGGGCCACCTGCCCATGCCTCGCTCCCCGGGACGCAGGCCCAACATCCTGAGCCGCAGGAAGCCCCCCGCGCCCAAGACGACAG CCTTGCCCAGCTCGGTGCTGTCTCTGGTGGGCGGCGGGACCCTGGTGCCTGGACTAGGCGCAGCCGTGCCAAACCACCCGGTCTTAACCATCAAGGGTCCTCTGCAGCCGTTTGCCACCGTCCTGCGACCCGTGAGCAGCCCCGACCTGCCAGCCATGCCTG GTGTGGCTTCAGTGACCATAAATGTCCCAGGAATGTCGTTCCCTCTTGCCGTCAAGAGCCCAGTTCCAGAAGCTTCTCCTGCCGGCCCCAGTCAGGTCATCTCTTCAGTAACCTGCCCAACAG GCAGGAATACGTGCGCTTTGCCGAAGATAGTCAGCGCGGAGGCTCTGGTGCCTCATACGGCACTGCAGGAGGGAAGGGGTGTGAGTGCAGAGGGGTCAGCTGCTctgcctccagctcctgctcagGACAGTGGGCTCCAGCCGGCCGAAAATGACAAGGGGCCTTCTCTGGAGGATGGGGAAGTGCTGGTAGATCAGCTGACCAGTGACAGACAGGAAGACCTGGAGGCAGAGGACGACCCGGAGGACGAGAAGCTGATGTCTCTGCTCAGTGAGATCGCCTTCCTCAACCAGCAGGCCAACAGCGAGGACGCCCCGGCCTGCCACCTCCCGGAGGCGGGGCCGGTGGGCGGGGACGACGAGCGCTCCCTCAGCCCCCTGTTCCTGCAGCTGAGTGACGACGCGGCGAGGCCCGGCCAACCGGAGGACGAGGAGCCCAGCGCACCGCAGCCCGAAGAGCCGCTCGCCAAGCCGCCGCCGCCTGAGCGCGAGCAGCAGCCCAAGCCCGAAGCCTCCGCCTCCtgcggcgccgccgccgccgtggccAACGGCTTCAGACAGCAGAGCCCGCCCGTCTCCGTCAAAGGCGGcgccctgactccgcccccactGCTGCAGATGAAATCGGGAagtgtcaccatggcaacagaaacTAAGAAGGGCAACGGCCCGGTCCCCTGGAGGCCTATGCCCCGGCTCACTCCATTGGGGCTCAAGGCCAGCAGTCTGAGTCAGGACAGCGCAGTTTCTGCTAAAGCTCCTTCAGAACCTCTGAAACAGAGCGCAACTCCGAACGCCGCTTCATAA